A window of Christiangramia forsetii KT0803 contains these coding sequences:
- the nqrF gene encoding NADH:ubiquinone reductase (Na(+)-transporting) subunit F, producing MTVIIASVVVFLILILLLVSILLGAKAKLAPSGPVTINVNNEKDIEVGSGGTLLSTLGDNKLFLPSACGGGGTCIQCKCIVQDGGGAILPTEEPHFTRKEIADGWRLGCQVKVKQDMKITIPEEVFGIKKWDATVVRNYNVASFIKEFVVEIPEVMDYKAGGYIQIEIPKTEVKFEDFDITAHPEEHETPDKFQAEWDKFKLWPLVMKNPETVERAYSMASYPAEGREIMLNVRIATPPFDRAKDGWMDVNPGVASSYIFSLKKGDKVIISGPYGEFFINESESEMLYVGGGAGMAPMRSHLYHLFRTLKTGRKVTYWYGGRSKRELFYSEHFRALERDFPNFKFYLALSEPAEEDNWKVKSNLDDEGDGFVGFIHQVVIDNYLSHHEEPEEIELYFCGPPLMNKAVQKMGEDFGMPPENIRFDDFGG from the coding sequence ATGACAGTTATAATAGCAAGTGTAGTAGTATTCTTAATATTGATTTTATTGTTGGTTTCCATCCTATTAGGAGCGAAGGCAAAACTGGCCCCGTCAGGTCCTGTAACTATCAATGTTAATAATGAAAAAGATATCGAGGTAGGTTCTGGTGGAACCTTACTTTCAACTCTGGGTGATAATAAACTTTTCCTTCCTTCAGCCTGTGGTGGAGGTGGAACCTGTATCCAGTGTAAGTGTATCGTGCAAGATGGAGGTGGAGCTATTCTACCTACTGAAGAGCCTCACTTTACCAGAAAAGAGATTGCAGACGGTTGGAGACTTGGTTGCCAGGTAAAGGTGAAGCAGGATATGAAAATCACCATTCCTGAAGAAGTCTTCGGAATTAAAAAATGGGATGCTACGGTAGTTAGAAATTATAATGTTGCTTCGTTTATCAAGGAATTTGTTGTTGAGATTCCTGAAGTAATGGATTACAAGGCCGGTGGATATATTCAAATTGAAATTCCTAAAACGGAAGTGAAATTTGAAGACTTTGATATAACTGCTCACCCTGAAGAGCATGAAACTCCAGATAAATTTCAAGCCGAGTGGGATAAATTTAAATTATGGCCACTAGTAATGAAGAATCCGGAAACTGTGGAAAGAGCATACTCTATGGCTTCTTATCCTGCTGAAGGACGTGAGATCATGTTGAATGTACGTATAGCGACTCCACCATTTGATCGTGCAAAAGATGGATGGATGGATGTAAATCCTGGTGTTGCTTCTTCTTATATTTTCAGTTTGAAAAAAGGAGATAAAGTGATTATTTCAGGACCTTATGGTGAATTCTTTATCAATGAAAGTGAATCTGAAATGCTATATGTAGGTGGTGGAGCCGGAATGGCACCAATGAGATCTCACCTGTATCATCTGTTCAGAACCTTGAAGACCGGTAGAAAAGTAACATATTGGTATGGTGGTAGATCTAAGCGTGAATTGTTCTATTCTGAACACTTTAGAGCTTTAGAAAGAGATTTCCCTAATTTTAAATTCTACCTGGCACTTTCTGAACCAGCGGAAGAAGATAACTGGAAAGTAAAATCCAATCTGGATGATGAAGGGGATGGGTTTGTAGGATTTATTCACCAGGTAGTGATAGATAACTATTTATCACATCATGAAGAGCCGGAAGAAATTGAACTATATTTCTGTGGACCGCCATTGATGAACAAAGCCGTTCAAAAAATGGGTGAGGACTTCGGAATGCCACCAGAGAATATTAGATTTGATGACTTTGGAGGTTAA